In Nocardia sputorum, a single genomic region encodes these proteins:
- the iolC gene encoding 5-dehydro-2-deoxygluconokinase encodes MNAGELDALTIGRVGVDLYPEQSGVALAQVRSFAKFLGGTATNVAVAAARLGRRSAVLTKVGPDGFGDFVRMALEDFGVSSRYVTTAPDLQTPVVFCELTPPSDPPLLFYRAPIAPDLTITPDEVPWAVVDAVPLLWVTGTGVSAEPGRGTQREILLRRARRGHTVLDLDYRPMFWPDVDTARAEIGWMVDHVNVVVGNRTEVEVAVGTADPDAAADRLLARGVRLAVIKQGGDGVLAATAEERWTVPPCRVDVVCGLGAGDGFGGALIHGLLSDWDPRRIATYANAAGALVAARLACADAMPTNAEIEELLCG; translated from the coding sequence GTGAACGCGGGCGAGCTGGACGCGCTGACCATCGGCCGCGTGGGAGTGGACCTCTATCCCGAACAGAGCGGCGTAGCCCTGGCACAGGTGCGCAGTTTCGCGAAGTTCCTGGGCGGCACCGCCACCAATGTCGCCGTGGCCGCCGCCCGGCTCGGCCGTCGTTCGGCCGTGCTGACCAAAGTGGGCCCCGACGGCTTCGGCGACTTCGTGCGCATGGCGCTGGAGGACTTCGGCGTCTCCTCCCGGTATGTGACGACCGCGCCGGACCTGCAGACGCCCGTAGTCTTCTGCGAGCTGACGCCGCCGTCGGATCCGCCGCTGTTGTTCTACCGCGCGCCGATCGCGCCGGATCTGACCATCACCCCGGACGAAGTGCCCTGGGCAGTGGTGGACGCCGTGCCGCTGCTGTGGGTCACGGGCACCGGAGTGAGCGCCGAGCCGGGCCGCGGCACCCAGCGGGAGATCTTGCTGCGGCGCGCACGACGTGGGCACACGGTGCTCGATCTGGACTATCGGCCGATGTTCTGGCCCGACGTGGACACCGCGCGGGCGGAGATCGGGTGGATGGTCGACCACGTGAACGTGGTGGTCGGCAACCGCACGGAGGTCGAGGTGGCGGTGGGCACCGCCGACCCGGACGCGGCGGCCGACCGGCTGCTCGCCAGAGGGGTGCGCCTCGCGGTGATCAAACAAGGCGGCGACGGGGTGCTGGCGGCCACCGCCGAGGAACGCTGGACGGTGCCGCCGTGCCGCGTGGACGTGGTGTGCGGGCTCGGCGCGGGCGACGGTTTCGGCGGCGCGTTGATCCACGGCCTGCTCTCGGACTGGGATCCTCGGCGCATCGCCACCTACGCCAACGCGGCGGGCGCGCTGGTCGCCGCGCGTCTGGCCTGCGCGGACGCGATGCCCACCAACGCGGAGATCGAGGAACTGCTGTGCGGGTGA
- a CDS encoding Cgl0159 family (beta/alpha)8-fold protein, with translation MHLTDERWRELLRVRATDPAAVEGAYAKRVRRADLLAGKQTLFLVAADHPARGALGVGEDRTAMADRRTLLERLLIALADPDVDGVLGSPDVVEELLLLDALDDKVVIGSMNRGGLAGAEWEIDDRFTGYDADSLARFRLDGGKMLLRLVDSDAGTVPTLQACARAVSALAAHQLMAMVEPLPYHRDDSGALVMSKDALSLSRAITVASGLGVTSAYTWLKIPAPQDISVLDATTLPVLVLGGAPSGDPAVDRALWGGALGHDVVRGLVVGRTLLYPPDGDVAKAVATAARLLKEGR, from the coding sequence ATGCATCTGACCGACGAACGGTGGCGCGAACTGCTGCGCGTACGTGCGACGGACCCGGCCGCGGTCGAAGGGGCCTACGCGAAGCGGGTGCGCCGCGCCGACCTGCTGGCGGGTAAGCAGACCTTGTTCCTGGTCGCAGCCGATCACCCGGCACGCGGTGCGCTCGGCGTCGGCGAGGATCGCACGGCCATGGCGGATCGGCGCACGCTGCTGGAACGGTTGCTCATCGCGCTGGCCGACCCGGATGTCGACGGCGTACTGGGCTCGCCGGACGTGGTCGAGGAACTCTTGCTGCTGGACGCGCTGGACGACAAGGTCGTGATCGGATCGATGAACCGCGGCGGTCTGGCGGGCGCGGAGTGGGAGATCGACGACCGATTCACCGGATACGACGCGGATTCCCTCGCGCGATTCCGGCTCGACGGCGGCAAGATGCTGCTGCGTCTGGTCGATTCCGACGCGGGCACCGTCCCGACGCTGCAAGCCTGCGCGCGGGCCGTCTCCGCGCTGGCCGCGCACCAGCTGATGGCGATGGTCGAACCGCTGCCCTACCACCGGGACGATTCCGGGGCGCTGGTGATGAGCAAGGACGCGCTGTCGCTGTCGCGGGCGATCACGGTGGCTTCCGGTCTCGGCGTCACCTCGGCCTATACCTGGCTGAAAATCCCGGCGCCGCAAGATATCTCGGTGCTCGACGCGACCACCCTGCCGGTGCTCGTGCTCGGCGGTGCGCCGTCCGGGGACCCGGCGGTGGATCGCGCGCTGTGGGGCGGGGCGTTAGGCCACGACGTGGTTCGGGGTCTCGTCGTGGGACGCACCCTGCTGTACCCGCCGGACGGTGACGTCGCCAAGGCGGTCGCGACCGCCGCCCGCCTGTTGAAGGAAGGCCGATGA
- the iolB gene encoding 5-deoxy-glucuronate isomerase, translating to MTLHRPEGTLCHDGDPILLPPDAAGWTYAGLRVLRIGADRSRVLRTGEFEAFVLPLAGACTVRVDGETFALTGRESVFTRVTDFAYVPRDAEVELTAEGGDLEVALPLARCGKRLEPRYGPAEEVPVEIRGAGNATRQVTNFGIPGVWEHADKLNACELITPDGNWSSYPPHKHDRASDCEVVNEEIYYFRIAGRDGVTPSREGFGLHRTYTADGTVNENVAVRDGDVFLIPHGYHGPCVAAPGYPMYYLNVLAGPAPERSMAFCDDPAHSWVRARWDAEPLDPRCPVTSHEGRIGCD from the coding sequence ATGACACTGCATCGTCCCGAAGGAACGCTGTGCCACGACGGTGATCCGATCCTGTTGCCCCCGGACGCCGCCGGATGGACCTACGCCGGATTGCGGGTCCTGCGCATCGGTGCGGACCGGTCGCGGGTCCTGCGGACGGGCGAGTTCGAGGCGTTCGTCCTGCCCTTGGCCGGAGCGTGCACGGTGCGCGTGGACGGCGAGACATTCGCGCTGACCGGCCGGGAATCGGTGTTCACTCGCGTGACGGATTTCGCCTACGTGCCGCGCGACGCCGAGGTGGAATTGACCGCCGAGGGCGGTGACCTGGAGGTGGCGTTGCCGCTGGCCCGCTGCGGGAAACGGCTGGAACCCAGATACGGCCCCGCGGAGGAGGTGCCGGTCGAAATCCGGGGCGCGGGAAACGCGACCCGTCAGGTCACCAATTTCGGGATACCCGGCGTGTGGGAGCACGCGGACAAACTCAACGCCTGCGAGCTGATCACCCCGGACGGCAACTGGTCGTCCTACCCGCCGCACAAGCACGACCGAGCGAGCGACTGCGAAGTCGTCAACGAGGAGATCTACTACTTCCGTATCGCCGGGCGCGACGGCGTCACGCCGTCGCGCGAGGGATTCGGCCTGCACCGCACCTACACGGCCGACGGGACGGTGAACGAGAACGTCGCGGTGCGCGACGGCGACGTCTTCCTGATTCCGCACGGCTATCACGGCCCTTGCGTCGCGGCGCCCGGTTACCCCATGTACTACCTCAACGTACTGGCCGGCCCGGCGCCCGAGCGATCGATGGCATTCTGCGACGACCCGGCCCACAGCTGGGTGCGGGCGCGCTGGGACGCCGAGCCGCTCGACCCGCGCTGCCCGGTCACCTCCCACGAAGGACGGATCGGATGCGACTGA
- the iolD gene encoding 3D-(3,5/4)-trihydroxycyclohexane-1,2-dione acylhydrolase (decyclizing), which yields MRLTTAQALVAWLIAQRSETLDGRDVPLFPAVFAIFGHGNVLGLGTALHERRAELPVWRGHTEEGMALAAVGYAKATHRRQVGVATSSIGPGALNMVTAAGVAHANRLPLLLLPGDTFTGRAPDPVLQQVEHFGDPTVTVNDAFRAVSRYFDRVTRPEQLLATLPQAVGVLTDPAAAGPVVLALPQDVQAESYDFPAALFEPVTHRLMRPRPDQRALAGAVAVLRAARRPLLVLGGGVRYSGAGPTVLRFAESHGLPVVETTAGRSLVPHDHPLFAGPLGITGSASANAMAAEADLVLAIGTRLQDFTTASWTIFAPDVRLVAINVARFDAVKHGARAVIGDAEATVRELAGQVGDWSVDPEWTARAAALRGRWDAYIDELRAPTPGPPTYAQVVGVVNDLSGPSDYVMTASGGLPGELIGGWRATGGAPAMDVEYGFSCMGYELAGAWGAAMARTDGVVTTLLGDGSYLMLNSELFAAAFAGHPFVAVVCDNDGYAVIARLQEGQGGASFNNFYADCRSTREHPPRVDFAAHAAALGCAVFSAADLNEFRDTYERARAAALAERRPAVLVVRTQPSAWTDAGAWWEVGVPEHLAGRAAYDETKPRQVRYLGW from the coding sequence ATGCGACTGACCACGGCGCAGGCGCTGGTGGCCTGGTTGATCGCCCAGCGTTCCGAAACGCTCGACGGCCGCGACGTGCCGCTGTTCCCCGCCGTCTTCGCGATCTTCGGCCACGGCAACGTGCTCGGCCTCGGCACCGCGTTGCACGAGCGGCGTGCCGAGCTCCCGGTCTGGCGCGGGCACACCGAAGAGGGTATGGCGCTCGCGGCCGTCGGCTATGCGAAGGCCACCCACCGGCGTCAGGTCGGTGTCGCGACCTCTTCGATCGGTCCCGGCGCGCTCAACATGGTGACGGCGGCGGGTGTCGCGCACGCTAATCGCCTTCCGCTTCTCCTGCTTCCGGGCGACACGTTCACCGGACGGGCGCCGGATCCGGTTTTGCAGCAGGTCGAGCACTTCGGCGACCCGACCGTCACGGTGAACGACGCGTTCCGCGCGGTGAGCCGGTATTTCGACCGCGTCACCCGCCCGGAACAGCTGCTCGCCACCCTGCCCCAAGCGGTCGGCGTGCTGACCGATCCGGCCGCGGCCGGTCCGGTCGTCCTGGCGCTTCCGCAGGACGTCCAAGCCGAGTCCTATGACTTCCCCGCCGCGCTTTTCGAACCGGTGACGCACCGTCTCATGCGGCCTCGGCCCGATCAGCGAGCTCTTGCCGGCGCCGTCGCCGTATTACGCGCCGCGCGCCGCCCGCTGCTGGTGCTCGGGGGCGGCGTCCGTTACTCGGGAGCGGGGCCGACCGTGCTGCGATTCGCCGAAAGTCATGGTCTTCCGGTCGTGGAGACCACCGCGGGTCGCTCCCTGGTGCCGCACGACCATCCGCTGTTCGCGGGACCGCTCGGCATCACCGGCTCGGCGTCGGCGAACGCGATGGCGGCCGAAGCCGATCTGGTTCTCGCGATCGGGACCCGGTTGCAGGACTTCACCACCGCCTCCTGGACGATCTTCGCACCGGATGTTCGTCTGGTCGCGATCAACGTCGCACGGTTCGACGCCGTCAAACACGGCGCTCGCGCGGTGATCGGCGACGCCGAGGCCACCGTGCGGGAGCTGGCCGGGCAGGTGGGGGACTGGTCGGTTGATCCGGAGTGGACCGCGCGGGCTGCCGCACTCCGCGGGAGGTGGGACGCGTATATCGATGAACTGCGCGCACCGACTCCGGGCCCGCCGACCTACGCCCAGGTGGTGGGCGTCGTGAACGACCTGAGCGGTCCGAGCGACTACGTGATGACGGCCTCCGGCGGCCTGCCCGGTGAACTGATCGGCGGCTGGCGGGCGACCGGCGGTGCGCCCGCCATGGACGTGGAGTACGGCTTCTCCTGCATGGGCTACGAGCTCGCCGGCGCGTGGGGCGCGGCCATGGCCCGCACCGACGGAGTGGTGACCACCCTGCTCGGGGACGGGTCGTATCTGATGCTGAACTCGGAACTGTTCGCGGCGGCGTTCGCGGGGCATCCGTTCGTCGCGGTGGTCTGCGACAACGACGGCTACGCCGTGATCGCGCGGCTGCAGGAGGGGCAGGGTGGCGCGTCGTTCAACAACTTCTACGCCGATTGCCGCAGCACGCGCGAGCATCCGCCCCGGGTCGATTTCGCCGCTCATGCCGCCGCCTTGGGCTGCGCCGTCTTCTCCGCCGCCGATCTGAACGAATTCCGTGACACATACGAGCGGGCGCGCGCCGCGGCACTGGCCGAGCGTCGTCCTGCGGTGCTCGTCGTCCGGACGCAGCCGTCGGCGTGGACCGACGCGGGCGCGTGGTGGGAGGTCGGTGTGCCGGAACATCTGGCGGGCCGAGCCGCCTACGACGAGACCAAACCGCGTCAGGTGCGCTATCTCGGCTGGTGA